Proteins encoded within one genomic window of Xiphophorus maculatus strain JP 163 A chromosome 11, X_maculatus-5.0-male, whole genome shotgun sequence:
- the LOC102226593 gene encoding olfactory receptor 7A5-like, with the protein MSFVSQSQSNVSIEFDDVGLLERMITFALSTIPCCVFLFINGTILFTLRSKSVFRDTCRYILLFNLLLADTAQLVVSQVLFLLSVCRITLTYPVCGMLTVLGILTNVISPLTLMVMSLERCVAVCLPLRHVMIVTIRNTRLAIIAVWTLSSLHNIFRGILLLDFSFEDLGSLQMKEICSDHIMQLGSRSKVYDIAFTGILFASAAIVVISSYVGVIIAARSASTGKASALKARNTLMLHLVQLCLSLSSTIYNPMLIALIKIVQSEWFQRLHRFLYILMIIFPRCLSSLIYGLRDQTIRPILLVHLGCQLKHKTVAFSG; encoded by the coding sequence ATGTCTTTTGTCTCTCAGTCTCAATCTAACGTTTCTATTGAGTTTGATGATGTTGGGTTACTAGAAAGAATGATCACATTCGCTCTGTCCACAATCCCATGCTGTGTGTTTCTCTTCATTAATGGAACCATTTTGTTCACTCTGAGGAGTAAATCTGTTTTTCGTGACACCTGTAGATATATTCTGTTGTTTAACCTCCTTCTTGCAGATACTGCACAGTTAGTAGTATCTCAGGTTCTGTTTCTACTTTCTGTTTGTAGAATTACACTAACATATCCTGTTTGTGGCATGCTAACTGTTTTAGGTATTCTCACAAATGTAATCTCTCCTCTAACGCTGATGGTGATGTCTCTGGAGCGGTGTGTAGCTGTGTGCCTCCCGTTGAGACATGTTATGATTGTCACCATCAGAAACACAAGACTGGCAATTATTGCAGTTTGGACTTTGAGTTCATTACATAATATATTCCGTGGTATTTTGctattagatttttcttttgaagacCTAGGTAGTCTACAAATGAAAGAGATATGCTCTGATCACATAATGCAGCTTGGATCCAGGTCTAAAGTTTATGATATTGCTTTCACTGGTATCCTTTTTgcttcagcagccattgtagtCATTTCTTCCTATGTTGGTGTAATAATAGCAGCCAGGTCAGCATCTACAGGGAAAGCTTCAGCTCTGAAGGCTCGTAATACATTGATGCTACATTTGGTGCAATTATGCCTCAGTTTGTCTTCAACTATTTACAACCCAATGCTTATAGCTCTTATAAAAATTGTTCAAAGTGAATGGTTTCAACGATTACATAGATTTCTGTATATATTAATGATTATATTCCCCAGATGCTTGAGTTCTTTAATTTATGGCCTTAGAGATCAAACTATCAGACCTATTCTTCTGGTCCATCTAGGTTGccaactaaaacataaaactgttgcATTCAGTGGTTGA
- the LOC102226337 gene encoding olfactory receptor 1M1-like, whose translation MSFVSQTQSNISILLDDVGLLERMTTFALSTIPCCLFLFINGTILFTLRSKSVFRDTCRYILLFNLLLADTAQLAICQVLFLLSVCRITLTYPVCGMLTGFASITSVTSPLTLMVMSLERCVAVCFPLRHAMIVTIRNTRLAIVAVWTSSSLHNIFRVILLLDFPFKNLDSVQMTNLCNEFNMLLGSRSKMYDNAFTGFLFASAAIVVISSYVGVIIAARSASTGKASALKARNTLMLHLVQLCLSLSSTIYNTLLVAIMKIIQSVGFIRLNKFLYVLIILFPRCLSSLIYGLRDQTIRPILLGHLGCHQKLKTVAVSG comes from the coding sequence aTGTCTTTTGTCTCTCAGACTCAATCTAACATTTCTATTCTGCTTGATGATGTTGGGTTACTGGAAAGAATGACCACCTTTGCTCTGTCCACAATCCcatgctgtttgtttctctttattaaTGGAACCATTTTGTTCACTCTGAGGAGTAAATCTGTTTTTCGTGACACCTGTCGGTATATTCTCCTGTTTAACCTCCTTCTTGCAGATACTGCACAGTTAGCAATATGTCAGGTTCTGTTTCTACTTTCTGTTTGCAGAATTACACTAACATATCCTGTTTGTGGCATGCTAACTGGTTTTGCCAGTATCACAAGTGTAACCTCTCCTCTAACCCTGATGGTGATGTCTCTGGAGCGGTGTGTAGCTGTGTGTTTCCCTTTGAGACATGCTATGATTGTCACCATCAGAAACACGAGGCTGGCAATTGTTGCCGTTTGGACTTCCAGTTCTTTACATAATATCTTTCGTGTTATTTTGCTGTtggattttccttttaaaaatctaGATAGTGTACAAATGACAAATTTATGCAATGAATTCAATATGCTGCTTGGATCCAGGTCTAAAATGTATGATAATGCTTTCACTGGGTTCTTGTTTgcttcagcagccattgtagtAATTTCTTCCTATGTTGGTGTAATAATAGCAGCCAGGTCAGCATCTACAGGAAAGGCTTCAGCCTTGAAGGCTCGTAATACATTGATGCTACATTTGGTGCAATTATGCCTCAGTTTGTCCTCAACCATTTACAACACCTTGCTTGTAGCGATTatgaaaattattcaaagtGTTGGGTTTATacgattaaataaatttctttatgttttaattattttatttcccagATGCTTAAGTTCTTTAATTTATGGCCTTAGAGATCAAACTATCAGACCTATTCTTCTGGGCCATCTAGGTTGTcatcaaaaactcaaaactgtTGCAGTCAGTGGGTGA
- the LOC102229052 gene encoding olfactory receptor 1M1-like produces MSSRSNISVELQYQEFLEEVITFTLCTIISCVFLFINGTMLFTLRSKSVFRDTCRYILLFNLLLADTVQLSLSMVLFLLAVCRIKLTYPLCGSITSLSNLTNVISPLTLMVMSLERCVAVCLPLRHVVIITITNIRMAIVALWALSSLHNFTRIALLLDFPFKDLETLQMERFCSDFAMLLGPSSKDYDNAFTGFLFVSAGLIVISSYVGVIIAARSASEGKSSTLKARNTLLLHLVQLCLSLSSTVYNPIIGPISKIITRVEFSRLQRFLYIVIIISPRCLSSLIYGLRDQTIRPVLLQNLCC; encoded by the coding sequence ATGTCCTCTCGGTCTAACATCTCTGTTGAGCTGCAATATCAGGAGTTTCTGGAAGAGGTGATCACCTTCACTCTTTGCACAATCATATCCTGCGTGTTTCTCTTCATTAATGGAACCATGTTGTTCACTCTGAGGAGTAAATCTGTGTTTCGGGACACCTGTCGGTATATTCTGCTGTTCAACCTCCTTCTTGCAGATACTGTACAGTTATCACTGAGTATGGTTCTATTCCTACTTGCTGTTTGTAGAATTAAACTAACATATCCTTTATGTGGTTCTATAACTTCATTATCAAATCTGACCAATGTAATCTCTCCTCTCACACTGATGGTGATGTCTCTGGAGCGCTGTGTAGCTGTCTGCCTCCCTTTGCGGCATGTggtcatcatcaccatcaccaaCATCAGAATGGCTATTGTTGCTCTCTGGGCTCTCAGCTCTTTACACAATTTCACTCGTATTGCTTTGCTGTTAGACTTTCCATTCAAAGATCTAGAGACTCTGCAGATGGAACGTTTTTGCTCTGACTTTGCTATGCTGCTTGGCCCCAGCTCTAAAGATTATGACAATGCCTTCactggttttctgtttgtttcagccGGCCTAATAGTAATTTCCTCCTATGTTGGTGTAATTATAGCAGCCAGGTCGGCCTCTGAGGGCAAATCTTCCACCCTGAAGGCTCGTAACACCCTGCTGCTACATCTGGTGCAGTTGTGTCTCAGTCTGTCCTCAACTGTTTATAACCCAATCATAGGACCCATTTCAAAAATCATTACAAGGGTAGAATTCAGCCGATTACAAAGATTTCTATATATAGTCATTATTATTTCCCCCAGATGTTTAAGTTCTCTCATCTATGGCCTTAGAGATCAGACCATCAGACCCGTCCTCCTGCAAAATCTATGCTGCTGa
- the LOC111610095 gene encoding olfactory receptor 2L2-like encodes MSSRSNISVELQYQEFLEEVITFTLCTIISCVFLFINGTMLSTLRSKSVFRDTCRYILLFNLHLKNTAQLIVTQVLFLLAVGRVKITYAVCGTITTMANLTAGISPLTLVIMTLERYVAVCYPLRHASIVNIKNTVVAIIAAWAVSTLNNVTRNLFLIEYPYEKFGKVLMKDYCTNIGWIPDSLCDDYDRAYNAVVFVSASITVISSYTGVVIAAKAASTDKASALKARKTLLLHLVQLFLSLAYTLYYPLLSALAKTVQRIVFVWVQNVIYVLFIVLPRCLTSLIYGLRDQTVRPVLLHYLFCRWKLSVEPATC; translated from the exons ATGTCCTCTCGGTCTAACATCTCTGTTGAGCTGCAATATCAGGAGTTTCTGGAAGAGGTGATCACCTTCACTCTTTGCACAATCATATCCTGCGTGTTTCTCTTCATTAATGGAACCATGTTGTCCACTCTGAGGAGTAAATCTGTGTTTCGGGACACCTGTCGGTATATTCTCCTGTTCAACCTCCACTTGAAAA ATACTGCTCAGCTGATAGTGACTCAGGTTCTGTTTCTCCTTGCTGTTGGTCGAGTTAAAATAACGTATGCCGTCTGTGGTACCATCACTACTATGGCTAATCTCACAGCAGGAATTTCTCCTCTGACACTGGTGATAATGACTTTGGAGAGATACGTGGCTGTTTGCTACCCACTGAGGCACGCCTCCATTGTCAACATCAAAAACACAGTAGTGGCCATTATTGCAGCCTGGGCTGTCAGTACACTAAACAATGTCActagaaatctgtttttgatagAATATCCATATGAAAAGTTTGGGAAAGTCTTGATGAAAGACTATTGTACTAACATTGGCTGGATTCCAGATTCACTGTGTGATGATTATGACAGAGCATACAACGCTGTGGTATTTGTTTCAGCCAGTATCACTGTAATTTCCTCGTATACTGGAGTTGTAATAGCAGCCAAGGCAGCTTCTACAGATAAAGCATCTGCCCTGAAAGCTCGTAAGACACTTCTGCTGCACCTAGTTCAGCTCTTCCTCAGTCTGGCTTATACCCTTTACTACCCACTGCTCTCAGCTCTTGCAAAGACCGTACAAAGGATAGTATTTGTATGGGTCCAGAATGTTATTTATGTGCTTTTTATTGTCTTACCCAGATGTTTGACGTCTTTAATTTATGGCCTAAGAGATCAGACCGTCAGACCTGTTCTATTACACTATCTATTTTGCAGATGGAAACTCTCAGTTGAACCAGCCACCTGCTGA
- the LOC102225564 gene encoding olfactory receptor 7G1-like yields the protein MSSSPFNITIGQQYQGLLERIVLCFLSTGPACFFLLINGILMFSLRSKPVFRYTCRYILLYNILVADTALLIVTQVLFLLAVGRVKITYAVCGTITTMANLTSGISPLTLVIMTLERYVAVCYPLRHASIVNIKNTVVAIIAAWAVSTLNNVTRNLFLIEYPYEKFGKVLMKDYCTNIGWIPDSLCDDYDRAYNAVVFVSASITVISSYTGVVIAAKAASTDKASALKARKTLLLHLVQLFLSLAYTLYYPLLSALAKTVQRIVFAWVQSVIYMLFIVLPRCLTSLIYGLRDQTVRPVLLHYLFCRWKLSVEPATC from the coding sequence ATGTCTTCTTCCCCATTTAACATCACTATTGGACAGCAGTATCAGGGTTTACTGGAAAGAATTGTACTTTGCTTTCTGTCTACAGGTCCTGCGTGTTTCTTCCTCCTCATTAATGGGATCTTGATGTTCTCTTTGAGGAGTAAGCCTGTGTTTCGATACACTTGTCGTTATATTCTATTATATAACATCCTTGTTGCAGATACTGCTCTGCTGATAGTGACTCAGGTTCTGTTTCTCCTTGCTGTTGGTCGAGTTAAAATAACGTATGCCGTCTGTGGTACCATCACTACTATGGCTAATCTCACATCAGGAATTTCTCCTCTGACACTGGTGATAATGACTTTGGAGAGATACGTGGCTGTTTGCTACCCACTGAGGCACGCCTCCATTGTCAACATCAAAAACACAGTAGTGGCCATTATTGCAGCCTGGGCTGTCAGTACACTAAACAATGTCActagaaatctgtttttgatagAATATCCATATGAAAAGTTTGGGAAAGTCTTGATGAAAGACTATTGTACTAACATTGGCTGGATTCCAGATTCACTGTGTGATGATTATGACAGAGCATACAACGCTGTGGTATTTGTTTCAGCCAGTATCACTGTAATTTCCTCGTATACTGGAGTTGTAATAGCAGCCAAGGCAGCTTCTACAGATAAAGCATCTGCCCTGAAAGCTCGTAAGACACTTCTGCTGCACCTAGTTCAGCTCTTCCTCAGTCTGGCTTATACCCTTTACTACCCACTGCTCTCAGCTCTTGCAAAGACCGTACAAAGGATAGTATTTGCATGGGTCCAGAGTGTAATTTATATGCTTTTTATTGTCTTACCCAGATGTTTGACTTCTTTAATTTATGGCCTAAGAGATCAGACCGTCAGACCTGTTCTATTACACTATCTATTTTGCAGATGGAAACTCTCAGTTGAACCAGCCACCTGCTGA
- the LOC111610144 gene encoding olfactory receptor 4N4-like, which yields MSYVSQSNISVGLQYQEFLERVITFTLCTIPSCVFLFINGTMLFTLRSKPVFRDTCRYILLFNLLIADTAQLAICQVLFLISVCRITLTYPVCGMLTVFANITNVISPLTLMVMSLERCVAVCFPLRHAMIVTIRNTRLAIIAVWTSGSLHNIFRIILLLDFPFKNLDSLQMINLCNEFNMQLGSRSKMYDNAFTGFLFASAAIVIISSYVGVIIAARSASTGKASALKARNTLMLHLVQLCLSLSSTTYNSMLVALIKIVQTVVFMRLHKFLYILMIIFPRCLSSLIYGLRDQTIRPILLVHLGCQLKHKTVAVSG from the coding sequence ATGTCCTATGTCTCTCAGTCTAACATCTCTGTTGGGCTGCAATATCAGGAGTTTCTGGAAAGAGTGATCACTTTCACTCTTTGTACCATCCCATCCTGTGTGTTTCTCTTCATTAATGGAACCATGCTGTTCACTCTGAGGAGTAAACCTGTTTTTCGTGACACCTGTAGATATATTCTGTTGTTTAACCTCCTAATAGCAGATACTGCGCAGTTAGCAATATGTCAGGTTCTGTTTCTAATTTCTGTTTGCAGAATTACACTAACATATCCTGTTTGTGGCATGCTAACTGTTTTTGCCAATATCACAAATGTAATCTCTCCTCTAACGTTGATGGTGATGTCTCTGGAGCGGTGTGTAGCTGTGTGTTTCCCGTTGAGACATGCTATGATTGTCACCATCAGAAACACGAGGCTGGCAATTATTGCAGTTTGGACTTCCGGTTCTTTACATAATATCTTTCGCATTATTTTGCTGTtggattttccttttaaaaatctaGATAGTCTACAAATGATAAATTTATGCAATGAATTCAATATGCAGCTTGGATCCAGGTCTAAAATGTATGATAATGCTTtcactggttttctttttgcttcagcagccattgtaatCATTTCTTCCTATGTTGGTGTAATAATAGCAGCCAGGTCAGCATCTACAGGGAAAGCTTCAGCTCTGAAGGCTCGTAATACATTGATGCTACATTTGGTGCAATTATGCCTCAGTTTGTCTTCAACTACTTACAACTCAATGCTTGTAGCTCTTataaaaattgttcaaactgtAGTGTTTATGCGATTACATAAATTTCTGTATATATTAATGATTATATTCCCCAGATGCTTGAGTTCTTTAATTTATGGCCTTAGAGATCAAACTATCAGACCTATTCTTCTGGTCCATCTAGGTTGccaactaaaacataaaactgttgcAGTCAGTGGTTGA
- the LOC102226086 gene encoding olfactory receptor 1M1-like, translated as MSFVSQPRSNISVEFDDVGLLERMTTFALSTILSCVFLFINGTILFTLRSKSVFRETCRYILLFNLLIADTTQLAICQVLFLLSVCRITLTYPVCGMLTVFANITNVISPLTLMVMSLERCVAVCLPLRHAMIVTIRNTRLAIIAAWTSSSLHNIFRIILLLDFPFEDLDSLQMKDLCSEITMLLGSRSKMYDNAFTGFLFASAAIVIISSYVGVIIAARSASTGKASALKARNTLMLHLVQLCLSLSSTIYNPMLIALIKIVQTVVFIRLHKFLYVLIILLPKCLSSLIYGIRDQTIRPILLAHLGCQLKLKTVAVSG; from the coding sequence ATGTCTTTTGTCTCTCAGCCTCGGTCTAACATTTCTGTTGAGTTTGATGATGTTGGGTTACTGGAAAGAATGACCACCTTTGCTCTGTCCACAATCCTATCCTGTGTGTTTCTCTTCATTAATGGAACCATTTTGTTCACTCTGAGGAGTAAATCTGTTTTTCGTGAAACCTGTCGGTATATTCTCCTGTTTAACCTCCTAATAGCAGATACTACACAGTTAGCAATATGTCAGGTTCTGTTTCTACTTTCTGTTTGCAGAATTACACTAACATATCCTGTTTGTGGCATGCTAACTGTTTTTGCCAATATCACAAATGTAATCTCTCCTCTAACGTTGATGGTGATGTCTCTGGAGCGGTGTGTAGCTGTGTGCCTCCCATTGAGACATGCTATGATTGTCACCATCAGAAACACGAGGCTGGCAATTATTGCCGCTTGGACTTCCAGTTCATTACATAATATATTTCGCATTATTTTGCTGTTAGATTTTCCTTTTGAAGACCTAGACAGTCTGCAAATGAAAGATTTGTGTTCTGAAATCACAATGCTACTTGGATCCAGGTCTAAAATGTATGATAATGCTTtcactggttttctttttgcttcagcagccattgtaatCATTTCTTCCTATGTTGGTGTAATAATAGCAGCCAGGTCAGCATCTACAGGAAAGGCTTCAGCCCTGAAGGCTCGTAATACATTGATGCTACATTTGGTGCAATTATGCCTCAGTTTGTCCTCAACTATTTACAACCCAATGCTTATAGCTCTTataaaaattgttcaaactgtAGTGTTTATACGATTACACAAGTTTCTTTatgtattaataattttattaccCAAATGTTTGAGTTCTTTAATTTATGGAATTAGAGATCAAACTATCAGACCTATTCTTCTGGCCCATCTAGGTTGCCAACTAAAACTTAAAACTGTTGCAGTCAGTGGTTGA
- the LOC102225826 gene encoding olfactory receptor 4N2-like, translating into MLNVSQSESNMTTASQNQDLLRIVLISTLSTVPSFVFLYINGTILFTLRSKPVFRDTCRYILLYNLLLADTVQLAQSQVQFLLSVCRVKLAYSLCTVLSMLANLTTGISPLTLVVMPLERYVAVCYPLRHSSIITVRNTTVVIIAIWAVSSLNNLTRVLLFLKFSLEKIESWQIEDVCSRIALVLGAVTAEYDRAYICVVFVSAGVATTFSYVSVIIAARSASTDKALAHKARNTLLLHLVQLGLSLSSTIYNPLIIALSKILTTVAFLWVQNVFYVCFIIFPRCLSSLIYGLRDQTIRPVLLYYLCCRLKVKISG; encoded by the coding sequence ATGTTAAATGTGTCACAGTCTGAGTCTAACATGACAACAGCAAGTCAGAACCAGGATCTGTTGAGGATAGTACTAATTTCCACCCTGTCTACAGTtccatcatttgtttttctctacatTAATGGGACCATTCTGTTCACGCTGAGGAGTAAACCTGTGTTTCGTGACACCTGTCGTTACATTCTACTCTACAACCTTCTTCTGGCAGACACTGTCCAGCTGGCGCAGAGTCAAGTGCAGTTCTTACTGTCGGTGTGCAGAGTCAAACTGGCTTATTCTCTGTGTACTGTTCTTAGCATGCTTGCCAATCTTACGACTGGGATTTCTCCCCTCACACTGGTGGTAATGCCATTAGAGAGATATGTGGCTGTGTGCTACCCACTGAGGCACTCTTCCATCATCACCGTCAGAAACACAACTGTAGTAATCATTGCAATTTGGGCCGTCAGTTCACTGAACAATCTCACTCGTGTTCTGTTGTTTCTAAAGTTTTCATTAGAAAAAATAGAGAGTTGGCAAATAGAAGACGTTTGTTCTCGTATAGCTTTGGTGCTTGGTGCTGTAACTGCAGAATATGACAGGGCCTATAtatgtgttgtgtttgtatCAGCTGGTGTTGCTACAACTTTCTCCTATGTTAGTGTCATTATAGCAGCCAGGTCAGCCTCCACAGATAAAGCTTTAGCTCATAAGGCCCGTAACACCCTGCTGCTGCACCTGGTTCAACTTGGCCTGAGTCTTTCCTCAACTATTTACAACCCACTCATTATAGCTCTTTCAAAAATTCTAACAACAGTGGCATTTTTATGGGTtcagaatgttttttatgtttgttttattatcttccCCAGATGTTTGAGTTCTCTGATCTACGGGCTAAGAGATCAGACCATCAGACCTGTTCTTTTGTATTATCTGTGTTGTCGACTGAAAGTTAAAATCAGTGGCTAG
- the LOC102233991 gene encoding olfactory receptor 4N2-like: MLNVSQSESNMTTASQNQDLLRIVLISTLSTVPSFVFLYINGTILFTLRSKPVFRDTCRYILLYNLLLADTVQLAQSQVQFLLSVCRVKLAYSLCTVLSMLANLTTGISPLTLVVMPLERYVAVCYPLRHSSIITVRNTTVVIIAIWAVSSLNNLTRVLLFLKFSLEKIESWQIEDVCSRIALVLGAVTAEYDRAYICVVFVSAGVATTFSYVSVIIAARSASTDKALAHKARNTLLLHLVQLGLSLSSTINNPLIIALSKILTTVAFLWVQNVFYVCFIIFPRCLSSLIYGLRDQTIRPVLLYYLCCRLKVKISG, from the coding sequence ATGTTAAATGTGTCACAGTCTGAGTCTAACATGACAACAGCAAGTCAGAACCAGGATCTGTTGAGGATAGTACTAATTTCCACCCTGTCTACAGTtccatcatttgtttttctctacatTAATGGGACCATTCTGTTCACGCTGAGGAGTAAACCTGTGTTTCGTGACACCTGTCGTTACATTCTACTCTACAACCTTCTTCTGGCAGACACTGTCCAGCTGGCGCAGAGTCAAGTGCAGTTCTTACTGTCGGTGTGCAGAGTCAAACTGGCTTATTCTCTGTGTACTGTTCTTAGCATGCTTGCCAATCTTACGACTGGGATTTCTCCCCTCACACTGGTGGTAATGCCATTAGAGAGATATGTGGCTGTGTGCTACCCACTGAGGCACTCTTCCATCATCACCGTCAGAAACACAACTGTAGTAATCATTGCAATTTGGGCCGTCAGTTCACTGAACAATCTCACTCGTGTTCTGTTGTTTCTAAAGTTTTCATTAGAAAAAATAGAGAGTTGGCAAATAGAAGACGTTTGTTCTCGTATAGCTTTGGTGCTTGGTGCTGTAACTGCAGAATATGACAGGGCCTATAtatgtgttgtgtttgtatCAGCTGGTGTTGCTACAACTTTCTCCTATGTTAGTGTCATTATAGCAGCCAGGTCAGCCTCCACAGATAAAGCTTTAGCTCATAAGGCCCGTAACACCCTGCTGCTGCACCTGGTTCAACTTGGCCTGAGTCTTTCCTCAACTATTAATAACCCACTCATTATAGCTCTTTCAAAAATTCTAACAACAGTGGCATTTTTATGGGTtcagaatgttttttatgtttgttttattatcttccCCAGATGTTTGAGTTCTCTGATCTACGGGCTAAGAGATCAGACCATCAGACCTGTTCTTTTGTATTATCTGTGTTGTCGACTGAAAGTTAAAATCAGTGGCTAG